The Canis lupus baileyi chromosome 29, mCanLup2.hap1, whole genome shotgun sequence genomic interval GAAATCCAGACACCACGGTTTTGCCTTTCGACAGCTACAGCCCGCCCCTAACCCAGAAGTTAAGTAAGTGATTGTTTTCTTCCCAACCCACCGATCCCATGCCATGCCCAGGCACCTGACGCCGTCGCTCCCGACGCGGAGGCAGCCGGTTAGGTCGAGGTGCTCGAGTTCCGGGCAGTTCCGAGCCAACTCCTGGACGGCGGCGTCCCCCACATTGGCGTTGACTGCCAGCGAGAGGCTGCGGAGGCCCGCGCCGCGCCTCTGCGCCAGGTATACGATGGCCTCATCCTTGAGCTGACGGCAGGCGGTGAGGTCCAGCTCCTCAAGCGCCGGACAGCGGTCGGCGAGGCCGCGCAGCGCCAGGCCATCTACCCAGTCACAGTGCGCGAGCGAAAGGCGCTGCAGGCGGGGGCAGCCCTCCGCCAGCGCCCCCAGCGCGCGGCGGCTCAGTTGCCCGCAGCCGGCCAGCGCCACGCTCCGCAGCTGTGGATTCCGCGTCAGCACCGGCACCAGATCCTCGTCCGACAGCCATTCGTGACACGGCGCCAGCGCCAGCTCCTGCAGCCCCTCAGCGTCCCGCAGCAGCCAGGCCAATGCGGCCCGCGGGATCTGCGGTCCCACCTGCGGGCAGAGAGGCACCTCGACTCTCAGCTGGTCCCGGGGGCGGGACGGGTGCCGCCTCTCCGCACCTGAAGAGTTCTTCCCCGGGGGCAACCCGCCCTCGGGGCTTGCCATCTGCTCTCCCAGGAGAGATCCCAAGTGCCTACAGAGTTGATACCCGGTACTGCCCTTTGAGAGTACTTCCCGCAGGGGGGCTCGCTTCCCGGGCATTCCTGTAGGCCCGGGAGGACGGGTAAGGGTAGacagctgggctgggggctgggctggaggcggggcgggggcggtACCCCGACGAGGCGGGGCTCTGGCCCCCGGCTCACCTGAGCGGCGTCGAAGCGGCGCAGCCCCGCCAGGTGCAGCTGCACTAGCGCCCGGAAGGCCCGGCTGACGCGCTGCAGCCGGAGCAGCTGGCGCAGCGGCACCCGGCTCAGGATGTGCGGGAGCAGCACGTCTTCCCAAGGCAGGTCCAGGAGCCTGCGGGTAAAGGGGCGGTGGCGGTGGCGTCCCGGGCCGCTGTCACCTGCGAGTCCGCCTCGGTTATGTTTCTGCGCCCGGGCTCCTAAGAACGGCCCCCAGACACGGCCCAATTCAGCTCCCCTCCCCTAggtccttcttccctttctcggCCCCTCCGGTGCTCGGTACCTGACGGCTCCCGGCTCTTGCTCCCCTCCGGACGGCTCCATCGGTGGCTCCATCGGCTGCCTATTGCGCGTGCGCAGTAAGGTCTTCTCGCTTTGGCCGTGGAGCGGCCTCAGCGAATCCGCCTCCTTGGGCTGCAGAGACAGACCGATTCAATCGAGTGCGGTCTCACTGAGGATCCTATCTGAAAGCGTTCCGGATGGATCTCGAAACAGAGAGCGGAACAGACCGATGGCGTAACATCAGATCTCGCTTTCTCGGCTACAGGGCTTGAGAACTGAAGCTGAAGAACGCGATGGTGCAGAAGAGACTGGCTGTTTTTTCGTCTTGGGCCAGTGGCCGCCTCTGAGTGAAGTGGTGATGGGAGGAGCAGGCAAAGCCAAACGCAGAAGGGGCGGAGCCAAGACTCCAAGGTTCTGGGCCTACCCTCTGCCCTCTGATCGCGCTTAGCGACTTTGAAAAATGGGGAGAAACTATCCAGGCTTTTACTCtctggcacgtagtaggtgcccaataattgttgaatgaatcgAATGGGCGAAGCTAGAAGTATTCTTCCTTCATCAAGCAAACTTGCCCAAACCTCTCATTCCTGGTTAGTTGTGACGTACAGAGCTGTCCAGCCCCGTTCACTCCCAGAAGATTTGGAATGGGTTTGCACCTcgaggggagagacagaaggagctAAGAAGGACTGTCTCTCCAGCTGGGTCCTTATCTTCTCCCCAGGAGGTCTAGAGTCCTGAGAAGAATGAGTGCTCAACCCAGCCCACCAGGACTACCACTTCTCGGTTGACCTGGGGATTTAGTTGTGGGATTTGGGGCTGGGCCCGCTCTGGGGGCAGTGATGTCCCACAACTCTAAGCTCAGACTCTGGGCGGCCCTCTCACCGCGTCCGCAGTTCCTGGTTCCGGGGTCCGCTCTGGGGAACCCCCGGAGCAGTGCTTTCCCCATCATCCATTGGTGTGGAGGGTGTGAAGGACGCTGAGGGTTACTACTGTCGCCGAGAGCTGCCCCCTAGCAGGGCTGCGCTCTCCCTTCGTGCAGCCgcttcttcatctccctctgcatCACGAAAACTGCTTCCCATCCATTATTTCATCAGGGCTTCGGGCACTTCTGCAAGGTGAGCAGCTCTGTGCTGTTgctccattttaaagatggaacCGAGGCCCTGGAGAGGACGCGTCTTGTCCAGGGTCAAGCGAGTCGCGATAGAAAACTCAGGCATCCTAGTTTTCCCAGAATCCcttccaccctcccccacccccaatgcaGCAAGAAGGGAGAAGCCAGAAGCAGGGAAGGACCAAAGAGAGTTAATTTGGGTGAGGGACTTGCTTCCTCTTCCTTAGCCTGCTTGGGGAGGGGGTAGGTGGGAGAACCGACCTCCGCTAAGATAGAGCCTTGTAGGCGCGCACCACCTCGCGACgcgcgcctcctcctcctcctcgcttTGTTCGCGCCTCTGCGCCTGCGCAGTGCGACAAATCTGGCGCTGTCCCCTTCAGCACCACGCGGAGCCCGCGCCGCCCCTCCCCGCGGtgagccccgcgcgcccccgccgcgcacgTCCTCGCGCCCCCTGACTGCCCGAACGGACCCCTTCTTCCGAGGTCACCACCTGCATGCCCTGGCGTACCCAAGGAGAGCAGTTGCCATAGTAACTCTGGCAGTGCTTTCCTAAAATAGCTGGGCCCCTTCTACCTTGGCCAAGGGCACAAGGGTTGCCTGCTCCCCACTTCCTCCACTCCTGGCGTCATCCCGTCTAACATTTTACCCTCAGATAGGCAGGACACCTAACTCAGACAGCAAGGAAGTTCTTTCTGACGTCTGACTAACATCCCTCCTGCTGCATCCTGGGCGAGTGGTCAGGGTTGGGTCTCCTGGATCCTAAACGCAGAACCTCTTAGGGTTTGGCCTCTCCCCATATCTCTGTCCCATAAGTTGATGGTCTCCTGGATTTAGGGGGCGGGTCCGGTCTACACCCATACGGTGTGCTTGGCGCGGACGCGTGCTCGTGGGGGCGGGAGCGCGTGTGGCATGTAACAGGTCATGTGGCAACCTCCTAGGGACACGCGTGGGGTCTGGAGCGGGACACGCGAGTGCAGCTGGGTCCGGCGTGTGGCTCGGGGGGCGGTGGAGGCAAGGGACGACTGGGGTGGGGCACGTGAGGGTCTTGGGAACAGAACCGGGGGTTCCATACATCCTCCGCCTCGTCAGGGGCGGGTCTCAGGTTGGCGGGAGAGCCCAGCAGGGACCTAGCGTCGGGAAGGGGGGCCAGCCTCCCGGGCTCAGGGCCGGaaaagggcgggggggtgggtgggggggattaGCTCTGCCTGAGCCGCGCgtaggggggagggggagggactgAGAGGCAGGCGGGCCTGGAGCAAGCGGGAGCAAGCGGGAGCCGCGCTGCCTTCACTGCTGAGCTGGGCCCAGCCTCTTCCCCGCCTCTCCTCGGCCCCAGCTCCAGGCGAGCAGCGGTGAGTACTGAGGCAGCTCCTGTCGGAGCTGCAGTGGGGATGCCCTGGGCCCCCATTGAGCTTCAGAAACCTGCCCGGCAGGGTTGCTGCTCCTgacctctgcccctaccctgcaTTGCCACCAGGGGCCCCTTTACCCCTTTAAGGGCTGGAAAAGATCTGTCATTCTTttaagagggaaggagagacagggtCTGGTGCAGCCTTCACACCCAGAGACAGGTGactggtgggggttgggggagagggtgtgtgtgttcCTGCTTAAGTATGTGTGTGAGGTACatctgtatttttgtgtgtgactaGTAGGTCTCTGTGTCTGAATAcgcctgtgtctgtgtgcattGGAGAATGAGGGCCTGTGTGTATATTTGGGTGTCTCTTTGTGTGTTCTTGTTTGATGACAGTATGTGTATAAAATAAGCATGTGCCTTTCCATTACACACATATTTGTTATGACTGTGAGAGTGTATGAGGGTGTGTCTTTGGgcaatgtgtatgtgtgtgtatgtgtgtgtgtgcctgggtccATGTGTGCTGGAGGTGTTGCCTAGGAATATGTTCAACTGTGTACTgatattatttgtgtgtgtgtgtgtgtgtgtatgagtgtgtgtacCTGTATAGAGAACAAGAATGTCCCTTTCCCATTCAGCATGTATACATTAGGAGTAGAGGCCTCAGTTCTCCCCTTCACCATGTGCCTCTCAGCCCCTCATGATCCCTCTATAACATCCCCCTCCATCGTCCTGCCTTTCCTTCTAGGAAGCCTGAGTTCTCTCTCACTGAGTAAGGGGCCTCCTTAAGAGagactctggggtggggggcatggctGTATGATGGTTAAGACTGACTGATACTCCTGATCCAGAGGGTGGGCTACCAgtcttccccctcctccaccagAAGTACCTCCAAAATGCCACAGGGACTCTGAACTCACTCAACTTCTGAAATAGCTTCCTTTTTCCTCCCAAGGTGATGCTCACGGCCCccagacagaaggaagagagcCTGGGCCCATTAGGGATACAATTCTTTTCTCCTCAGGCCTTCAGGGAAGTAGCCCAAGTAGGAGGCCTGATCACTTCTAGCTAGGGGTGGGGTTAATGATGCCACATTCCTAGGATGGGCTAAGCCTC includes:
- the FBXL15 gene encoding F-box/LRR-repeat protein 15 translates to MEPPMEPSGGEQEPGAVRLLDLPWEDVLLPHILSRVPLRQLLRLQRVSRAFRALVQLHLAGLRRFDAAQVGPQIPRAALAWLLRDAEGLQELALAPCHEWLSDEDLVPVLTRNPQLRSVALAGCGQLSRRALGALAEGCPRLQRLSLAHCDWVDGLALRGLADRCPALEELDLTACRQLKDEAIVYLAQRRGAGLRSLSLAVNANVGDAAVQELARNCPELEHLDLTGCLRVGSDGVRTLAEYCPALRSLRVRHCHHVAEPSLSRLRKRGVDIDVEPPLHQALVLLQDMAGFAPFVNLQV